A segment of the Manis javanica isolate MJ-LG chromosome 10, MJ_LKY, whole genome shotgun sequence genome:
ATTCATTGATTTAAGGGGTACATATTGAGTTCCTGGTGTATGTTGGGTACCGTGTTCACTTCTACCTCCGCAATCAAGGTATTTGCAGCGAGCTATAGCGGGGTTGGTTTTTAATAACAGAATGGCTCAAAAGCCATAAACTGCTCAGTGCCATAAAGAAAATATGTCCCTTTACACTCTGGGTTATGAAGAAGAGGCACCTGGCGGGTCTGTAGGCTTAGGGAAGGTGTCGAGATTGCCTGTGTAACCATTGCAGTTTGTAATTGTTTTGTGTGCATACTGTTTACCCTCCCTTGACCTGTCCCTCAGAGCCTGGGGCAGTCCTTGGCAATGAACCTgagctctgtaaatatttgttacatAAATGAGTGAGCAAAATGTCCCCTGAAAATGACCCAAAGGATAAGGAGGGGTTACTGACAGGGGAAGAGGGGGGCAACTCGAGGTATTTCTCAACTTGCAATTCAAGAGAACAGTAGGGATATTAGGAAGCACACGCAGTGGGGAGCAGTGGCGCTGAGCGCTGTGTTGAGACAGGAGGCATTGTGCTGAGTACTTTCCTTGTCACTGTCACACCATTAACTAAGGAGGTCAGAAGTGGGACTcaccaaaggaaaaaatttcagcTGCCTAAAGAATTTAGGTgacacctttttaaaaacaattcaagtATAGTTGATGCACAGTCTcctattggtttcaagtatatagcacagtgcttcagcagttacccacaCTTATAAATCCTCAcaccaactagtgcagttactctctgtcagcacaggaagatgttacagaactgttGGCTATACTCTCCATGCTAAGTGACACCCGGTTTTTCATCTGTTTGCAAATTTCTATGATAAAAGATCAGTCTCACGGCTGCACACCAAgtggtcccattttacagatgaggactgTGGGCCAGAGAGCTTGGGTGAGTTGCCTAAGGTCCACATCGTGGCAGCAGGGAGCCCTTTTGCCTCGGGAGCTGCACTGCTTAGTACAGTAGCCCCTGGCCACACCAAGTGGTAGGGGAGTGTGGTGACACACCAGGTGGCCCACCTTCTTGAAGGGAAGTTTGGCCTGTTTAGGGAGATGTGTCCTCGAAAGGCAGGGTAGTGGAGACCAGTTTGCCTTGCAGGTGGCTGTTTACACTGGCCAATTCAAATTAAGTAAAATCTGAAAATCAGTGGCTCAGCTTCACTGGCCACATTTCCAGTGCTCACCAGCCATGTCTGGCTTGCTGCTGCTGCGTGAGACAGCGGGGGCAGAGTGCATTGCCGTCGCAGGAGCGAGTCCCTCTGGGTGCTGCTGTCTGGGCCTTTGCTTTTCCCCGGCCCCTGAATGCTCAGTAACCAGTCCTGCACATCCTGTTCAGTGTTTCCACAGAATTCCACCCTAAGAATGTACCGCAACTGAGTTCCTGCTCTTAGGCTTGCAGGATATTTATGACCATTGGCCATTATGAACATTCACAGAGCTAAATCTTTATAAGCCCCTGTGATTGTTCCTACAAGTTCCTGGACTCAGGTTTTGTGAGCAGGAAAGTAATGTTACAAAATCAGTGTTTTGAAGCAGTGACACTGGTAGCCATCAGGGAGGACAGAGTGGGCAAGGGGCTGGGGTCAGGGTGACAGTCCCCCTGCAAACCTGGCCTCAGCTGACCCTCACATAGCCTAAGGAGTGGCCATTGCCCCCCCATTTGTCAGAGGAGGAGACGGGAGCACAGGGCCTCTCGGTGAAGGTTGGGGGTCCCCAGCCCCAGCACTGTCTTGCTCTGTATGGTTCACTCATAACCCAGATGGCAGGAACTTAGCCGTAGATAATGAAGGACTGAGGTGATGTAGCGCGAGTGGGAGTGGGAAGGTGGGCCTCAGTTCTGAGAGCTGCACCTGTTAATTGTTTCTTACCACTGTGCTGTGCAGATCAGAGCACTTTCTTGCTGCCCCGTCTTTGAAGGAAGAAGTGACACTGTGTAGCAGTGGGGAGTGGTCATCCTCGGGGTACATTTAAGTGATCAGGGATCAGCACACCACAGCCCCAGGCCAAATGTTGGTGGATAACGCATGAGCCAGGAGTGTGgctcttacatttttaaacagtggggaaaacaaaagaataacATTTTGTGATAGATGGAATTATGCAAAATTGAAGTTTCAGTGTCACCCATAAATAAAATCTGGGGGGGACACAGCCCCCTCCATTTGTTTATGTGTTGCTGGACTGCTTTGAGGCAGAGCTGAGTGGCTGTGAcaagagaccatatggcctgcaaagccaaaCTAGTTACTCTTGGCCCTTTCCAGAAAAAGTTTGCCGAGCCCTGGTTCCAAGCGCAGTGCCGTTGACAGTGGCTGGGAGAGGAGGATGAGGGGTGGTAGGGGGTAACTAACAGGAAAGAGGGTCTTCAGTGCATCTCAGTGTCCAGAGAACATCAGGAGGAGGAAACAAGGGCTCCTTTCAGGAAGGATGTGAGTTCATAAAGTGGGACTGTGTTTTTCCACAGAGAAGTTTAGCtaaacttttcttcctttcttaaattGGAAAACCAAAGCAACATACTGTCTTTGTGGCATTTTCTCTTCTGATCATTTATGTTTCTGCTTCTTGGGGAAAGAGTAGAAGCTGTGTGGTTGAGTGAagctgtgattttggtctggggTGTATGCAAGTGATGGTTCACTTCTCACCAGTAGCTTTGCTGTTGGGTGGGGACCCAGTTGtgaaccccctcctcctcccacaaaagaacaaagcaaaaggtGAGTATTAAAGGATGATAAAGAGGAAGTTCTGCTTTCTCCTTTACCATGTTTTGAGAAACGGTGAGCTGAGAGGTGGTGTGAAAATGGGGTACGCTCGTGGACGGGGTTGCTGTGGTTCAGCCAGCTGGCAGCCCTGTGTGTCAGACTCCCAGCCAGCACAGCTGCCAGGAATTCCCCTCATCCTTAGACTGCCTCTGTTGAGGGGCCGGCCTCATTCTAATGGCTGCCTTGCTCCCAATTAATGGAAGTTTATAAAAACAAGAAGACACTGGATAATTAGGTTGATCATTAAGTTTTTTTACATGTCCTGTATTTTGTTAACTAAGCACTAACCTAAATTAGCACCTGTCAATAAATGGTGAGATACCTGTGTAAGACTATAAAGATATTCTCCAGTCTAGACAGTACGAACACTCCTTGCATTTACACATTTGGATAGGAATGGTTTGTCGAGGAATTAATTTGTTGCAAGTAAGAAGGAAATCTATTTTAGTCTATTAAtttgacatttttgaaaaaaatgttcagttttcacTAAAGAATTTACCTGCACACTCTCCCCCACAACAGGTTTACTGTCCAGGAATTTATACACATATTCAGCTAGGTAAAATTTTGACTCCTACTGTTAACACAGCTTTCGGTAAGTTTGCTTATTTttgagggttttgttctttagtTTAATAACGACGAGACTAAGGTCATAGAACGCGTGCAGAACGGGGAGATGACGGCAGCAGGGTCACTCACTTGTGTTTGTCCCTGTCACATAGCCGTGGTCATGGTGATGCATTACCTCCCAGGATTCTTTCCTGCATATAGCAGCATTTCACATTGCTGTATTACCAGCATATTTATAGCCTAAAAGTTTTTTCTTACGCTTTTGTATCTTGTTTCTCAGTGAAACTATTTTCAAGACTATTTCCCCAGTCTTCGTTTTCCATGACTGTGTGCTTAGCAGTTGTGGTGACTTGGTTCCACGTAATTGCTTCACTTTTCTGTTGCCACTCTGGCTTTCGCGCCAGTGTGCGTGTTGGGGACGAGCGCATGTGGAGTTCTCTCCCGGGCACAGGGGTGTGGGGCACAGCCAGTCGGAACCGCCCTTCCTCTTGACGGAGAGTTGAGAAGGAAAGGGACTTGGCATCTGAGCCACCTGCCCCCTCCACTAGTCCACATTATCTGATTGCCTTTACAATTCCAAAATTGTGAAGCGGCTCATCCTCTTTAGTAAAGAACTGTGAAAAGAGAGTTTTGCAGTTTATGTCAGAGGTACTAAAATCTTGTTTTTTAGTTTAAAAGAAGAACAGagcttccttgcttccttcccgTTGCCCACGCGGTAGTTTCTGCTGCCTCATTCCCTTGGCCTTTCTGTCCGTCCAGCGATACACACACCTCCCGCCTTAGGGGCACCTCCTGCCCACATCGCCAGTCACTCCATCCTCACTAATTTccatcactatttttttttttttttttaattaaacaggaAAGAGCCAGACTTCTCAGAGGTCAGTCTGTTCAACAAGTGGGACCCCAGGGCCTTCTGTATGTTCAGCAAAGAGAGCTTGCAGTAACCTTCCCAAAGGATGGTAGGTTAGGAAGCAGTGAATTGGGCATTATCCTAAAAGGCtattggatattttattttatttcttttttaaacaggCTCCATCTCCATTCTGGGTTCTGATGATGCCACCACTTGTCACATTGTGGTCCTGAGGCACACAGGTATGATGAGACAAACGAAGGAAACCATTTCGCACACTGGCCCCCCGCAGGGGTCTGTTGATTCCCCAACCCGAGTTTCCTGGTGTCCTGTGTGCAGCCTGGCTCTGCTCACCTCTGTCCAGTCTGTGTGGGCTTTCCTGCGGCCTGGTCAGAGGAGCTGGCTGGGCAGCACCgacttctctgtttttttcctcacAGGTACTCAGAGAGGAGGCGGTCCTAGTGGACAGGAGTGGCACGCATTGCTCTCTGAGCTTGCGTTGGGAATAACGACTCATTCCACCCTTGTTCTCCAGGTAATGGGGCTACCTGCCTGACACACTGCGATGGGACCGACACGAAGGCTGAGGTCCCCCTCATCATGAACTCCATAAAGTCCTTTCCCAGCCACGCTCAGGGTGGAAGGTGAGCGCCACATTGCTCTGTTGGGTATCGAGAAAAGTGCCCCGTCGCATAAAGGACACATCTGTGGATGCTGTGCCACAGCGTCACCATCTTAGTGGCTGGCTTGCTCCCTGGAGCAGGACTTGGCACAGCACTGGCCCCTCAGTAGTTGTTGAGAGAACGAACTGGGTGCTGGGTACAGGCAGGGCAACAATGGTCCTGGACTGTAAAGGGAATGTTTGACTTTGAACCTGTAGTCTTATCTTCAGTAATTACCAGGAACTTATCTTTAGTAAGTTTCATTTTGCGTTAGATACTCACGTAACAGACGTTGCCTTGTTACCCCCAAGTGTGGGGTGTCCCCTGCAGCGGATACATGCTGAATGGGCCCTGTGAGCAAGCACTTGGAGGTGCCGAGGACAGAGGGGAGAACGGAGTAGACAAACCCGCCTTCAAGGGGTTCGTGTTCCAAAGCAAGGACACATTAAGCAAACTAGGACGTGAATGGTGGAAAGGACTGTGGAGAAGAGCAAGGCAGAGAAGAAACACAGGGAAGGgatgggtgagggagggaggggctgcagtTTTGAATGTCAGTGGCCTCCCTGCAGAGCCGGTGCAGGAACTGGTTTGGGGCCATGCATGGCAGCAGGGAACCCTCTGGCTGGTTCCTGCCAGTGTGACCCCCTCCGCCTCGCGGGCCCGATACAGATCTAGCTGCTGCGGGGTCATGCTGCTGGCTGCCAGCGGCTCAGGCCTGGCTGTGCATCCAGTGCCCACACGCCTCCCCTGCTTCTCTCCTTGGGCAGATGGTGCAGGCACCGCCTCGTGGTCTTTGATGTTTGAGGCAGCCCCTGAATGAGCTAGTCCAGTCAGCCACAGACTGTTAGATGCCCAGGAATTTAATAAAAGCCTATCAGTTTCACTAGTGTAACACAGGTCAGTTTTTACATTTAGTTCTCTTTCTGCCTGGGTCTGTGACACAGGCGGGGCCCCTCCATGTGCCCCCGCAGCTGGCAGACGGCTTACTGTACACTGGGTCCCGCAGACTGCACAGCCAGACTGGGCCACAGCCCCAGCTTCACAGTTCTCGGACCGTGGTTGGAGGTCTGCCGGTCCCTAGAAGGACGGACTTGGTCACTCCGGAAGGTTGTCTGCAAGTCCTGCCCAATGAGCAAGGATGTCCCCCAGGGTCTGGCAGTGCTGTGGTGGTCGTGGCTCTGCCTGCTACTCAGTGTTTATTTTGAGGCCATGTGATACTTTGCCCTGTGCTGTTGCAAAGAAGCTTCTGGTTTGTTCCTCAGGAAGATTTTGTCTATTAATAGGCAGTATGAAATACAGCCCCACCTCCCCAGGTTGTCACAGGCTGTTGACAAGGGGTTTAGTGGACAAGTGTGGGAAACAGGGTGGGGCAGTTGGTTTTCAGTTGTTGGATGTCTTAGATCTTTGCTGGGCTGATGGGCACGAGACTGTCCCTAGGAAGCTCACGGTGGGCAAGGCTTCGCAAGCTTATTTCACTGTTAAGAAGTTCTCCACCTCATGTGGCTGATGTTCAGGAACACAGACTTCAGGAAGAGCTGGTGTAGTGGGTAAGCCCAGGCCTTAGAAACAGACCCAGCTTCCTTATCTTTGAAAAGGAGATGATTCTGCTCTCCAAGACAGCTGCCTAGTAGGGGAGACAGCACGTGTCCAGGTCCCCTTCCATCCTCCAGCAAGGGCCTGTCACCAGCAGAAAGGCCTGTGTCCCTTCCCAGTCGTCTCCCTCAGTGCCTCGTAGGCTGAGGCGTTTACAGAGGCTTTTGGAAGTACCCTGCTTCCAGTGGGAAATAGTGTGATAGACTGTTCCAGAGTAGGATTCCTACCCTCTGCCTCAGGCAGCACCATGTATGTGTTAGGAGGTAGGTCCCCTCAGCCCTCCGGCATCTGGGCCGGGTCCCCAGCAGCCTGCCAAGCCTCCGCAGCCTCTCTTGTTCCGTTTGGTCCCTGTGTGCTGCACAGATACCTTCCATCTGTGCCGTGGCCTGAGCAGGGCCTGCAGGTGCTTTGCAGAGCCAGGGCTCACGGAGGCTGAGTGCAAATTCCAAGTGCAAGCAGCGTGCACCTCTGACCACTGTCCCATCTCTTTGGCAGGCTGGAAGTGCACCTCGTGGGAGGCTTCAGTGACGATAGGCAGTTGTCACAAAAACTCACCTATCAACTTCTTAGTAAGTTCAGTTTTTTCCAAAATTCAGTAAAAATTCTACCTATTGTTGTTTGGATGAAAATCACAATTAGTATAAGACCTAAGAGGAGTAACATAAACTGCTCAGCTTTCTAAAGACTCACAGGCTTAGAGCTAAATTTTCAGGGGCTAAGGTTAGGGGGAcaagattttcttttaagataGCAGTTGTCGCATTCCAAAATAGGACATGCTCTGAGTCATGTAACCAAAGACCCTTCTAAGCAAAAGAGTCCATTTTAATCAGCATTTTTTCCCTATTAGCaagtattttaggaaaaaaggagATTGTTCTGTGTTAATTAGCCACGAGGTAGTGAGGTGGGCATATTCACACAGTGCCGGAATATACATTGGTGCAGCCTGTCGGGAAAGCAGTTTGGCATCACGACTTGTCTCGAAAAGGTTCCTACTCTTTGACCCAGTGGTTTCCTTCTGGGAATCTTTTCTAAGCAAATAATCTGAAATGTGCACAGAGATTTATGTCCAGAGATGGGCAGTAGGATAATCTAGTGTCTATTAGTAGAATAGTAGTTCTGtagccattaaaaaataatacttatgAAGAGGTTTGAATTATGGGAAAATACGTATGTACAAAAATATCAggatatattataaaattttctaCCTAATATACGCTCAGCTGTGCAGaaagatatggaagaaaaaatatactGAATGTTAACTGCTAGAATTATGGGCATTAAAAGCCCATCTACTTACATCATTAAAAACTCATGTACCCCTTATACTctcctgtattttccaaattttatgatGATTTTCTCTGAGCATTAGAGAGAAGAGTTACTTAAGAGTAAAGAAATCCTATGAGTCAGTCTGTCCCTCCCAACTCCTCAGAGTGGACAGAAACTGGAACGCCTTGGCTGCAgttgcctttgggtttgaggctgGGAATGTGTCAGTCACTTGCAGACAGGATTCTGCAGCATCAGGTCATGCGGTCTGGTCTCTAGATTGCCAGGTTGTGGCCAAAAAGTAGTGGGACGGATCTGCTGGCTCCTGTCCCTCCGTCCCCTCTTGACTTGCTCAGTTTTGCTAATTTAAGGAACTTTTTTGACATTCAGCTTTAAAATTCTAATTGTAGGTGAATTTGACAGACAAGAAGAAGACATTCACTTAGTGACGTTATGTGTGACAGGTAGGTTCCACCCTCTCCCAAAACAAAGTGGTAGCTTTCAGGAACTTCTGCCCTCGCTGGTAGGAAGGGATCTAGCATCAGCCCATCGTCGGAGACACAGTCGGTCAGTGTGGCTGGCTGTCCCACTTGCCCATCTGCTGTAATGGCTTTCCCCTCATTTTGCAAGTCCAAATCCTGCTCAGCCTCTTTGAGAGCCTGACCCCCTTCAGGGCAActcatctttccttccttgggATTTTCAAAAGCCTCCTCTTCTCCTGGAAGGACAGAGCCCTGTGGCTGTTGCCGAGTGTACAGGTGGCAGGGGCATGAACTCTGGAAGTGGCCGTTGGTTCAGTACAGACCTAACTGCCCTGGGACTCAGCAGGCCAGTGGGGAAactgactttttcattttctgattttccctCTCTTTTGCAGTGGCTTCTAGCATAGAAAGTGAAAGCAATTGCTTAGTTCTTAAAAATTAAgtcttaattttttgttttgttttgttagaaCTAAATGACCgggaagaaaatggaaaccacTTTCCAATAATTTACGGCATTGGTAAGCAGTATGTTTCCTTGATGGTTGGGGGCTGGTCATAAACAGAAGGTAGGCATTGGTGAAAGGCCAGTGCAGCCAACTAGTGAGCCTGTTGCTTCAGTACAGCACAGGCCCTAGGTTTCAGATCTATTTGCTCAGGGGCCCTGGATGAGTAGCTTTCCTTCTCTAACCCTTATCTACAAAACAGAAAACTTCCAGGTCCTAAGCAGCATAGTGTCAGAGACGCTCTGCACTCCTGCGACTGGCTGCGCCTTCTCCAGCcagtgccctggggctggggtgaggcGTCTCCTTGTACACAGGGAACCAAGTAAGGTTTTGACTGAGAACAAAGATCCTACAAAGGAAGGCATAGAAATGTCAGGCTACAGTAAACCAGAGCCTTCCCCTCTCCTATGACAGCCCCTGGACTCCTGAGGATATAGGGTGAAACTGGCTGTCTGCAGAGGGCTTCTACCATATCTGTGACGTTTATTTAGCTGGGTGGTGGGTACACAGGTGGTGTTTTAATCTCCATAGCTTTGTACTTGTCTttaatagtaaaaattaaaaccaccagaCTTGGCACACTTCTACCCCCAGCCTTTGCAGACATGTCTGGTCACAGGGCTGAAGGGAGGCTTTGCCTCGCACCTGCCTGCAGAGAGGGTATGCTTCTCACGTGCGGGCGGCTCTTGGTTTGGAACAGTCTTACCTAGTCCAGCTGAGACCTCAGTTATTCTCACTGAAAGTAGCTTTTTTTGAGATGCTTGGCTAAAAGGGTCACATTTTCCCATTCAGGGTAGGTGGTGGTGGAGAAACTACAGACAATAGTTTTTGTTCagtttctattctcattttgaaGGAAACTCatccatattctttttttatggtggtgGTAGAAAGGTAAGAGTGTAAACTTTCCATTGTGTCTTTTGTCAGTTCACAGTCATCCTGTTCTCTCTCACAGCTGTCAACATCAAAACTGCAGAGATTTACAGAGCTTCCTTCCAAGATCGAGGTCCAGAGGAGCAGCTGCGTGCTGCACGAGCTCTAACAGGAGGACCCGTGAGTTTGAATCATCTGTGTGTTAAGGggttaaggaggaaaaaaaggcatCAGAACTCCAATTCTGTAGACCTTAGGAGTGAGGTTTATGTCAGGGACCaccacattctctctctctcatgtagAGGAATAATGTGTAATTTGGTTATAAACTCAAGACCCTAGTTGTCTGTCTTGAAGGTAGAGAGAGGGGTAATGTGAACCCCCTGCATCGGATCCAAAGAGAATGAACCCTCTTGGAGGTAAAGTTCCCACAAAGGAAGGAAGCCGGAGCAGGAAGGGGGACCTAGTCACTGGAGAGTGCTGTGCTAAGATGTACCCTGATGACCTTAGGCTGCTTTTTAAATtcaataacaccttaattttaaaagatagaaaaataaaacctaagtCATACGTGGAATGGATGAAAGAATCCTTAGAAATGCTTAAAGTTGTGGGAAAATAGAAATAGGATTCAGAGCAAAAGAAATCTCACTTATGAAATGCTGACATTTGCATTGGAAAATAATGCTTGGATGCAGTGATCCATTTCGCCGACCCTTTCAGGGGTCCTTTTGTAGTTTAGTAACCTAATAGCTTTGATTTGGCTAATATGCAGAACATACTTCAGTTTCAGTAACCAAAATTGAATATTGCTGGTTAAGCTGAAAACTGTTAGCTAATTTGGAAATACAGGGAGTTGATCATTTGGCAAATCAGCATTTTTACAAATTGGTCTTTTGATCTGCATTGTGAGCTCTTAAGTTGCAAGGCACTTAGTTGCTTGGGTATAAGTAACAAGGCAGTGTTTTCCAATGTGATGAGAACTGTGGACTTCAGAGAACATGAAGGTCTGAGGTCAGCTCTGATGCTTACTTAAGTGTGACGGTGGGCAACCAGGATGGGAAAATGACATTTTCCTGCAGAATAGGGGTCAGGATTAAACAAAATAGTGTGTTACCCACAAAGTGCAGTACCAGACACATTGGAAGTATTCAGTAAGTAGCAGCTTTTGCTATTAGGagacaaaattttaaagcaactTATCATCCAGATAAATCCCTTAACTGTTAGACCACACTGCAGCCTGCATTAATGGTAGGGTGTGAGATGCTGGTAACATTCCTTAAGTTCTATCCTTGAAATGTTTTTTAGATGATTAGTATTTACGATGCAAAGACAGAGCAGCTTCGTATAGGACCGTATTCCTGGATGCAATTTCCACATGTGGATTTCTGGTTGCAGCAAGATGATAAGCAAATACTAGAGGTGAGAATTTACAGGTTGGgtaaaaaaatctcttggaccctggtttcctcatctgtaagaaaaaaaggatttagACTAGATAATAGCTGCTTTTCCTTCAGTGAGTGTTATTTTTATGATGCCACTGGCAGACCCATTTAACTTCTATACAAGGGATAAGTAGTATCCTAGACAGACATTTGCGTAAGTGAAATAAGCATCCAATGGCTTCTTTCCTCATTAATCCAGTATATCTCATTTCTTATGTAATATTACAGTTTATATGTTTGTATAGTGTCTGAAAACATACACAGTTTAAGGAACACAAAGATACTTTAGCTAATGTCTTTATCCAAGTAGGGATCAGAGCAAGGTTCTTCTCTCATGCCCCAAATCTTGTTTTTCTAGAACCTTTCCACTTCACCTCTGGCTGAGCCACCCCACTTTGTTGAACATATTAGATCTACcttgatgtttttaaaacaatacCCGTCTCCAACTAATGTGCTCTTTCCTGGAAATAAAGCTCTACTctacaaaaaaaatgaagatggcTTATGGGAAAAGATCTCTTCTAGGAGCTACCAATAGGAATTACCAAAGCAAGTGGCCTTCTGGCATGACAAAGACCATGGTGGGGGTTGGAGAGAGTTCATATTTAGAATGTACGTCTGTTAAGTCTTAGGTCTCCCCCCTTACATCTTTCAAATGACTTTCATTcagataactttaaaaataaaatcttattttggCAAAGACATTTGTTCAGGGTTTTCATTTACTAAGTTGAtaccctgctttttttctttttctggttagTAATAAGGGGCAGAGAAGCCACCTGTCTTACTGTTCTATAAGCAACTATTTCAAATATGCAGGTATCTTTGATTCTGCAAAttagtgaataaaagaaaaagtgtaaGTTAAAAAAACACTGTTTAAAATGCAGGGAGAGTTTATATATACTTCTTGGCCCCAAAATACTTCAGAAGCATTAAATCCAAAACTGATtttatatctatgtatctatactagatgaatgagtgagtaaaaaggttcagaaagaaaaacagggttCTGTCTCATGTTGTGCAATATAATGATATGCTCTCCTGTGAGACTAATTTAACCTGTTAGACAAAGCCCTGATAAATCTGGTCTTTTAGGTGTAAGGTCATTCAAATGCCCAAATTGTGATTATTATGCAAGTTGTATTTTTAGAAACCTTTATTTTTCTGAAGCCACTATCCCAAAGGACATCACCTTGCCAGATTCATAGTAAGACTTAAAAATTGAACTCACTGGTAACAATTTCAAGAACCTTTATTGAAACCAACATTCAAATAGTATCTCAAGGGTGAAATTCTGTTTCAGCAAAACCAATTTAacaattccaaatatatataaaaacatctaAAAATTAATCTTGTTAAAGGTGATAATTTCCCCTTTCCCCGTTTTATCTGCTGTACTTCATTGCACCAAATAGGGGAGACTAATCATCtgcaccaaaacaaaaaaaaaggaaagttgcaTTTTGACAAGTGCAAATGTCAGAATCACATCAAATCAGAGTGTGATTATAGGCTCCATGTGGTGTGACTAACGCTTCCATGGCTGCAGCCCACAGGCCCCATGGGAAGGTCCCCTATGGCCGGACACTGTGGGACTCAACCACACAGGGGCCACCACCTGTGACTAATGAAGAGCTGCAGGACTTCTGGAAACATAGAGACGGGCAGTAATTAAGGGCTAACTTCCAGTTATTTCAGCAGTAGTCTGGCTTGAGCAGCCTAAGATTACTTTTCTGGTTCTTGTTTCTGACGTGGGCCCAAGGGGTGTGCTGCTAGAGGAACAGGAGCTTG
Coding sequences within it:
- the NTAN1 gene encoding protein N-terminal asparagine amidohydrolase isoform X2 translates to MPLLVEGQRVRLPQSAGDLVRAHPLLEERARLLRGQSVQQVGPQGLLYVQQRELAVTFPKDGSISILGSDDATTCHIVVLRHTGNGATCLTHCDGTDTKAEVPLIMNSIKSFPSHAQGGRLEVHLVGGFSDDRQLSQKLTYQLLKLNDREENGNHFPIIYGIAVNIKTAEIYRASFQDRGPEEQLRAARALTGGPMISIYDAKTEQLRIGPYSWMQFPHVDFWLQQDDKQILENLSTSPLAEPPHFVEHIRSTLMFLKQYPSPTNVLFPGNKALLYKKNEDGLWEKISSRSYQ
- the NTAN1 gene encoding protein N-terminal asparagine amidohydrolase isoform X4, with translation MNSIKSFPSHAQGGRLEVHLVGGFSDDRQLSQKLTYQLLSEFDRQEEDIHLVTLCVTELNDREENGNHFPIIYGIAVNIKTAEIYRASFQDRGPEEQLRAARALTGGPMISIYDAKTEQLRIGPYSWMQFPHVDFWLQQDDKQILENLSTSPLAEPPHFVEHIRSTLMFLKQYPSPTNVLFPGNKALLYKKNEDGLWEKISSRSYQ
- the NTAN1 gene encoding protein N-terminal asparagine amidohydrolase isoform X3, translating into MPLLVEGQRVRLPQSAGDLVRAHPLLEERARLLRGSISILGSDDATTCHIVVLRHTGNGATCLTHCDGTDTKAEVPLIMNSIKSFPSHAQGGRLEVHLVGGFSDDRQLSQKLTYQLLSEFDRQEEDIHLVTLCVTELNDREENGNHFPIIYGIAVNIKTAEIYRASFQDRGPEEQLRAARALTGGPMISIYDAKTEQLRIGPYSWMQFPHVDFWLQQDDKQILENLSTSPLAEPPHFVEHIRSTLMFLKQYPSPTNVLFPGNKALLYKKNEDGLWEKISSRSYQ
- the NTAN1 gene encoding protein N-terminal asparagine amidohydrolase isoform X1; amino-acid sequence: MPLLVEGQRVRLPQSAGDLVRAHPLLEERARLLRGQSVQQVGPQGLLYVQQRELAVTFPKDGSISILGSDDATTCHIVVLRHTGNGATCLTHCDGTDTKAEVPLIMNSIKSFPSHAQGGRLEVHLVGGFSDDRQLSQKLTYQLLSEFDRQEEDIHLVTLCVTELNDREENGNHFPIIYGIAVNIKTAEIYRASFQDRGPEEQLRAARALTGGPMISIYDAKTEQLRIGPYSWMQFPHVDFWLQQDDKQILENLSTSPLAEPPHFVEHIRSTLMFLKQYPSPTNVLFPGNKALLYKKNEDGLWEKISSRSYQ